AGGTTCTGTTGGTGAGGCCTCTCTTCTGAGGAAGCTAAACTTTGAGCTAATTGGAGGATCTGAAAAAGAATAGAGCCATGGAGGCTGATCACCATCTTCCCTTGTGATACCGACGGGTTGATTACTTCTCCTACGTGATGGTacaaatgaatatatatatatatatatatatatatatatatatatattactttatatatatgataattaatatAATGTTAATTCAATGATCTCCCAATACGgattatttttagatagttgggAGCCAGAAATCAATCTCCTAGGAAAAATGTCTTAATAGTCTTACTCGTCAGACTGAATCTCTATGACAGCATTGTTAGGTTGCATTGCTGTTGATCATGTAACAACTAATAGTGTTTTAGTTACCTAAAAAAATAACATTATTGGTACTTCGGTTTCCTTTTGAATTCTGCTGATTCATTTCTTTGATAAAAGGGGAAGCAGAAACATCATCTTGAAAGGCTGGTGTGATGAGTTGGAGaacatgagaatttatttatttatttatttgtgtgtgtgtgtgtgtgtgtatatatatatattaccatTTTAACTTCCCCCAGTAAATTTACTACAgcaagagagagaagaggaaacaaaggagaaactgGTTCTTTTCGTAAGTCTGGACATGCCACGAGAAAATCCTTCACACAAGAAGTGTGAAGCTATTGTCATGCAAGTATATCAAAACTGTTTGTCTAAAAGTTGTGTCGTGTAATCACCTGAATTAATTTTGATGCGAACTgatttattattatctttttattTATTGAAGGTTCAATAAGTCTGCATATGTGAGTTTAGCGAGGCATGGTCTCAAGTTTGGATTGACAGTTGGTGTAAAACTCCGTCAATTTTCATGAGTATGGATCATGCCTATCTAGGCACGTGCTATACTGGCACTTATCGCCACTTGTATGTGTCGGAGTATAGGTAAGGCTGTAAGGGTTGTTGCATTATGGATGAGTGGATAAAAAGTAATGTGGTACAAATTGCAAAATAAGCAAGGTTCGTAAGTCTTAATGGATGAGTGCATATAAAGAAGCAAGTCCATTCACCTATGTAGTTGGAACATAAGATAATTGATGGGAAAGTCTGTAAAATTTGTGTATATTACGAGGATGGTTGACATAACTTGCCCTCAAGAAACTGGATGCGAGAGAAATTGATAACACCAAGTTATAAGTTATTGTACCCTAGATTTGAGAAGAATAGAAATGGGATATGAACATTAGTAAAACTTAAAGACTCCAAGATGGTGAAAGTGAAAAGAATTAGTGATAAGATTATCTCCTTAAAATTAGTCTTAATCGTCCATGCATATGCATCTTACATGGACCTAGATGAGAAAGGTTAAAGCAAAttctaggaacattttaatgCATCGATTCAAGAAGTTCCCAAAGATTAATTGGGGGAAATTGAATGTACATATGAAAATTTTCTTTGTTGGATCaagaaattaaatatttagtTTGGAAGGGTattcataaatatatttattagcaTTAGCATTCTGGTCTACCACTTCTGTGGTCACATATTCTGTGGTCTGGATGCATAAATTTTCCAGAAAGTATGAAGAATCAATAGTCACACACCATACAAAACTCACTATATAACACAAACTATTTATTATGAACAAAATGTGAATAGCGAGCACATTTCAAAGCACTAAGCCTACAACAATACCATGGCCCCAAGGCTAGAAAATCAACAACGTTAGCATCTACACTTCATTTACTTCGACGAATTTGCTGCTTCTGTCATGGTCATGCTGATCCTGCAGTAAAACCTCATGGGATAGATGAATTGTTACTGTCCAACATCTGGGGTCGGTAAGATGTTATTGTTAAACTCTAAAAGAGCATAAATAAGCTCTTGTAAAACTTCATCATCAAAACTAAGAATAATAGAATCCTTCCAACTGAGTAAAAGATAGCTTTCAGAACTTAGCTGTAGCCTTCTTTTCTTCATTGCTGCATGTTGCTTAAATATACAAAACAATGCCTTCAGTTAGTAGCCGGGACTGATTCATTGACTCCGAAGGCATCAGCTAGATTAAAGTTTAGATTGCTTCTCATAGTCCTCATCCTTCCAAATTCTTCATCGCCCTTTCTCATCATAGTAGTGAACTCCGAATAATCTATTCGTCCATCCTGGAAAAATAACATTAACAGCATTGAAGTTGAGACTCGAACCAATTTGAAAGAGATAATATTATCTATATTATTGATTCGTTGCGCATTTCATTTCTATAGAAATCATACACGTTAGAGGACActgaagcaagtcaaaaagcagaCACCGAGTTACTCAAATTATCTGCCTGCATACATCAGCACTAATTGCCAGTGCAAAAATCTTATCTCCCTCCCACCAACACCACAACCCCCCCCCAAACCTGCGCCCGGATTCTGAATCATAAAAGAATTGCCacaattgaagaaatgttcatcAAACAAACCATAGCgaaccaaaaataatttcaagcaTAGTGTTTCTCCACATGTGGTAGCAAGTAAAGTCAGTATGAGAATTGGCAATAAGCCATTGCCAGGCAGAAAAAATGACACAGCCCATAATTCTATGAAGTGGAACAAACATGAAAATCTGAAAATAAATGCATAAATGAAACCATTTGATGTGACCCAACAGAAACCCATATACAGACTTACGTTGTCCTGATCAATTTCTTTGATCATTTCATCCAGTTGAACATCATCTAAACCAAAGTCTTTGCAAGCCTGTTGAAGCTCATCAACTGTGATGTAGCCACTACCATCCTTGTCAAAATAGGCAAATGCTGCAATTAAGTTCTCCTCTCTCTCCATCTTATTTAAGTGTAAAGTAGCAGCAAGAAATTCTCCATAATCTATTGTTCCACTGTTGTCAATATCAGCCTGTAGAAGTTCCCCATGTGAGAATCATCCAAATCAACCAAGGTAATAATATCAAAAACAAACTCATTTACTTGGCATATTAAAAAGAACCTTCTTTCTATTCTATgctttcaaataaataatttaccGCTTCCATTAGAGCCTTGATTTCAGATTCCATCAATTGAGAACCCACTCTCTTCAAACCCTCTTTAAGTTCCTCAAATGTTATTGTCCCACTATTGTCTGTATCAAGCATTTTAAACAACTCTTTCAAGCCACCAATTTCTTCTTCAGAAAGTCTTTCTGCTATGACCTGCAAAAGGATTTGATCATTGCAAGAAATGCATGCACAATTTTATAGATAACAGAAACTACACTATTTATAAACATACAACGGCTTTTCAGGCATGTAATCAGAAATAACAGAGAGAAGTTGGTTTAATTGTTTATGATAAACAAGTTTTATTGAATTGAAGGGTACATTCAAACTCAGGTAAAGTTGATGGTGTTACGCACTTTCTTTCCAAATGAAACGTATACATATAAAACACAATAAATTGCTGCATATTATGTTAACTATTGATCTGAATTTCGTTCAATATGTTTAAATGATAGTAAGTTTCTCTTTCCTCCTCTACTCATTCCCTTAACATCACAGAAAGCTACTTAATCTTTGATTTGTTTGAAATAAAGATAGTGTCATTCATGTAATCACATGAAAGGATAACCTAATATTAATAAGCTTAAAAAATGGGGTGGCTTCAAAAGCTAATGATTGCAGGATCACAAACTAACGTCACAGCCATTCGGAATTTGATTCCttgaatcaaaataaaaaaactacTGACCAAATTTTTTCTGTACTATCTGCCAGTAAGACTTCACTTAGGAAGCCAATATTGTTCACTTTCCAAAATTCATGTTATTAGGTCAACATCATAAACAATTTATAATTCAACTATCTTGAACACTGGGTCAGTAAGTTGAATATCATATTACTATCAAAATTTCCAGAATTACAGAAGATAATAATAGGAAATATGGATAAAACATACACGCAAAGCCATCTTTTTAAGTTTATTCATTGCTGAGAATTTCTTCAGGCGTGACAATACTGCAGAATCTAGAGGTTTGTCAGGGGCAACTCTGTCATCCACAATCCAGGGATTACCTGATGCATAAACCAATTGAGTTGTtatgaatttacaagaattttcACATAACTAAGTTCCCATTATAATAAGAATGAAACAACTAACATAAGACTTCATGAGCAGAAATCCTGCTCCTTGGATCCCTCTCAAGCATCTTTCGTATCAAATCTTTTGCATTTTCTGAGATCTTAGGCCATGGGTCACACTCAAAATCTATTTTGCCTTTTAAAATCTGTCTGAAAATTCCTGATTCAGTTTCTGCAGGTAGGAGAAACAAGGAAATAAACTTCAAATGAACAAAACCCAAAGAGAACAAAGGATCAACAATATAGCTGCATGGCTACAACTAATGAGAATAAGAGAATAATAGTTAAAATCAAAACCTGCCCAGAAAGGTGGAACTCCACTTAACAAGATGTAAAGAATAACACCTGCACTCCAAACATCTACTTCAGGTCCATAACGCTTGAGCAAAACCTCAGGTGCAACATAATAAGGACTCCCAACTACATCAGAGAAATATTGACCTGCAGGGAGAAAAAGTACATATGGCAAAAGCAACTGAAACTTAATACTTAGCAAAGCACCAACCATTGAGGGAAAAGTTCAGCAAATGACAGAGTTGCATTGGCACACCTCTAGAAATCCACATATTTTCAGCCATTAAAATTGATCATTTTTACAAGGCAATTATCACTTGAGTATGCTCAGAAATCCTAGCAATGTTGACACTTGAATTATGTTGAAACCAAGTGAACATGGAATTCATTCCATTTAAAAAAGAATTTCATAGTAAAATTAATTAGTGAATGAAATTCTCATATATCTTATTTACTTATGGCCAATGATATCTTTATATATTATCAAATAGAATTCATTTTTAAATTCTaccaattttaataaaattttgttaaaGTAGAATCACTTTCCAAGGAAAAAAAGAAAGATAGACATAACCATGAAACAATCAAAATTAGTCAAAGTTCTAAGGAAAATAAAACAATGAAAGAAAAGCAATCAGTGACAGGCAATCTTGTATAAATTAAACCCTGTAACCATAGACTGAC
This is a stretch of genomic DNA from Hevea brasiliensis isolate MT/VB/25A 57/8 chromosome 12, ASM3005281v1, whole genome shotgun sequence. It encodes these proteins:
- the LOC110646390 gene encoding calcium-dependent protein kinase 11, with translation MKKQATSSSSSTTKPANTVLPYQTSRLRDHYLIGKKLGQGQFGTTYQCTNKATNKQYACKSIPKRKLLCKEDYEDVWREIQIMHHLSEHPNVVQIKGTYEDSMFVHLVMELCAGGELFDRIVAKGHYSEKEAAKLIKTIVGVVEACHSLGVMHRDLKPENFLFDTPGDDAKLRATDFGLSVFYKPGQYFSDVVGSPYYVAPEVLLKRYGPEVDVWSAGVILYILLSGVPPFWAETESGIFRQILKGKIDFECDPWPKISENAKDLIRKMLERDPRSRISAHEVLCNPWIVDDRVAPDKPLDSAVLSRLKKFSAMNKLKKMALRVIAERLSEEEIGGLKELFKMLDTDNSGTITFEELKEGLKRVGSQLMESEIKALMEAADIDNSGTIDYGEFLAATLHLNKMEREENLIAAFAYFDKDGSGYITVDELQQACKDFGLDDVQLDEMIKEIDQDNDGRIDYSEFTTMMRKGDEEFGRMRTMRSNLNFNLADAFGVNESVPATN